The following are from one region of the Phyllostomus discolor isolate MPI-MPIP mPhyDis1 chromosome 9, mPhyDis1.pri.v3, whole genome shotgun sequence genome:
- the ZCCHC3 gene encoding zinc finger CCHC domain-containing protein 3, with product MATGGGPEEERKRGRLQLLTPARPAVRAEENEGGREKMGWAQVVKNLAEKKGEFRESRPPRREEESSSGVGGGLGAPAGLAAPGLGDFPPAGRGDPKGRRRDPAGEAADPRKKNGSAEAGRRKKAEGAAMATPNRPGAAEDAAERPPLDEPGMTVAGSAPGPSKGRFLVRICFQGDEGACPTRDFVVGSLILRSIGMDPSDIYAVIQIPGSREFDVSFRSAEKLALFLRVYEEKREQEDCWENFVVLGRSKSSLKTLFILFRNETVDVEDIVTWLKRHCEVLAVPVKVTDRFGIWTGEYKCEIELRQGEGGVRHLPGAFFLGAERGYSWYKGQPKTCFKCGSRTHLSGSCTQDRCFRCGEEGHLSPYCRKGIVCNLCGKRGHAFAQCPKAVHNSVAAQLTGVAGH from the coding sequence ATGGCCACCGGCGGCGGCccggaggaggaaaggaagagggggcGGTTGCAGCTTCTGACCCCCGCGCGCCCAGCGGTCCGGGCTGAGGAGAACGAGGGCGGCCGCGAGAAGATGGGCTGGGCCCAGGTGGTGAAGAACTTGGCCGAGAAGAAGGGTGAGTTCCGCGAGTCGCGGCCGCCGCGGCGGGAGGAGGAAAGCAGCAGCGGCGTGGGCGGGGGGCTTGGCGCCCCCGCGGGCCTGGCAGCGCCGGGTCTGGGTGACTTCCCCCCGGCTGGCCGAGGGGACCCGAAGGGTCGTCGGAGAGACCCAGCCGGCGAGGCGGCGGACCCCCGCAAGAAGAATGGCTCAGCAGAGGCGGGCAGGAGGAAGAAGGCGGAGGGGGCGGCCATGGCGACCCCCAACAGGCCCGGCGCGGCTGAAGATGCGGCCGAGCGGCCGCCCCTGGACGAGCCGGGAATGACGGTGGCGGGCTCAGCGCCTGGCCCGAGCAAGGGCCGCTTCCTCGTGCGCATCTGTTTCCAGGGAGACGAGGGCGCCTGCCCGACCCGGGACTTCGTGGTCGGCTCACTCATTCTGCGCTCCATCGGCATGGACCCCAGCGACATCTACGCGGTCATCCAGATCCCGGGCAGCCGCGAGTTCGACGTGAGCTTTCGCTCGGCGGAGAAGCTGGCCCTGTTCCTTCGTGTCTATGAAGAGAAGCGCGAACAGGAGGACTGCTGGGAGAACTTCGTGGTGCTGGGGCGGAGCAAGTCCAGCTTGAAGACGCTCTTCATCCTCTTCCGGAACGAGACCGTGGACGTGGAGGACATCGTGACCTGGCTCAAGCGCCACTGCGAAGTGCTGGCCGTGCCCGTGAAAGTGACCGACAGGTTTGGGATCTGGACTGGGGAGTACAAGTGCGAGATCGAGCTGCGCCAGGGGGAGGGTGGAGTCAGGCACCTTCCGGGGGCCTTCTTCCTAGGGGCCGAGCGGGGCTACAGCTGGTACAAGGGGCAGCCCAAGACGTGCTTTAAATGTGGTTCCCGGACCCACTTGAGCGGCAGCTGCACGCAGGACAGGTGCTtcaggtgtggggaggaggggcacctGAGCCCTTACTGCAGGAAGGGCATCGTGTGCAACCTTTGTGGCAAGCGAGGACACGCCTTTGCTCAGTGTCCCAAAGCGGTTCACAATTCCGTGGCAGCTCAGCTGACAGGCGTAGCCGGGCACTGA
- the C9H20orf96 gene encoding uncharacterized protein C20orf96 homolog isoform X2 → MASVFPKPFHSGSRSTDNKFPILDCGPWQQPKPKVKTSTTLPVLQTSGPKKSKMKTWISIQPGYSKPTMLRTGQLRNPQEPLGKRLDSAKAKFRLLKVMLRNRQISLQELRNQEDFLTKFNQDLIKTIQDMEDSSARKMRSMLQQQNVFGTIVHLLAYSNEKKLQQMKCELQEWKENEDSKMSYLKQQVEQLSAKIKKTQEEVNFLSTYMDHEYPVKVVRIDNLVHQLQQVKDNQQDELDDLNEMLKKVLESLSQEIQMKRKKLLNSLVVKTQEPCQEVLLQKISENHNMVKHADKFREFTNQFKQEIPKLRAEVGQLRAQVQDPREIVFADILLRRPKCTPDMDVTLNIPVEELLPF, encoded by the exons ATGGCGAGCGTCTTTCCGAA ACCTTTTCACTCTGGGAGTCGCTCCACAGACAATAAGTTCCCGATTCTG GATTGTGGTCCATGGCAGCAGCCTAAGCCGAAAGTCAAGACATCCACTACGCTTCCAGTCCTACAAACCAGTGGCCccaagaaaagcaaaatgaagactTGGATTAGCATCCAGCCAG GGTACTCCAAGCCCACTATGTTGAGGACAGGCCAGCTGAGGAATCcacaggaacctctgggaaagcGGTTGGACTCTGCAAAGGCCAAATTCCGGCTACTGAAG GTGATGCTCAGGAACCGGCAGATCTCACTCCAGGAGCTCCGCAACCAGGAGGACTTCCTCACCAAGTTCAATCAGGATCTGATCAAAACCATCCAAGACATGGAGGACAGCTCAGCCCGGAAAATGCGCAGCATGCTGCAGCAGCAGAACGTCTTTGGG ACCATCGTCCACCTCCTGGCGTACTCAAACGAGAAGAAGCTGCAGCAGATGAAGTGTGAGCTGCAGGAATGGAAGGAGAACGAGGACTCCAAGATGAGCT ACCTGAAGCAGCAGGTGGAGCAGCTGAGTGCCAAGATCAAGAAGACGCAGGAGGAAGTGAACTTCCTGAGCACTTACATGGACCATGAGTACCCGGTCAAGGTGGTCCGCATCGACAACCTCGTGCACCAGCTGCAGCAGGTGAAGGACAACCAGCAG GATGAGTTGGACGACTTGAACGAGATGCTCAAAAAGGTCCTGGAGTCTTTGTCTCAAGAGATTCAGATGAAGAGAAAAAAGCTTCTGAACTCCCTGGTGGTG AAAACCCAGGAGCCCTGCCAGGAGGTTCTTCTGCAGAAGATCTCGGAAAACCATAACATGGTGAAGCACGCAGACAAGTTCAGAGAA TTCACCAACCAGTTCAAGCAGGAAATACCCAAATTGAGGGCCGAGGTGGGACAGCTCCGAGCCCAGGTCCAGGACCCGCGAGAGATCGTGTTTGCAGACATTCTGC
- the C9H20orf96 gene encoding uncharacterized protein C20orf96 homolog isoform X1 has product MASVFPKPFHSGSRSTDNKFPILDCGPWQQPKPKVKTSTTLPVLQTSGPKKSKMKTWISIQPGYSKPTMLRTGQLRNPQEPLGKRLDSAKAKFRLLKVMLRNRQISLQELRNQEDFLTKFNQDLIKTIQDMEDSSARKMRSMLQQQNVFGTIVHLLAYSNEKKLQQMKCELQEWKENEDSKMSSLCELASAQNPIHWPRRVLPPWEGVLEGGSCLLPLLTSPDLKQQVEQLSAKIKKTQEEVNFLSTYMDHEYPVKVVRIDNLVHQLQQVKDNQQDELDDLNEMLKKVLESLSQEIQMKRKKLLNSLVVKTQEPCQEVLLQKISENHNMVKHADKFREFTNQFKQEIPKLRAEVGQLRAQVQDPREIVFADILLRRPKCTPDMDVTLNIPVEELLPF; this is encoded by the exons ATGGCGAGCGTCTTTCCGAA ACCTTTTCACTCTGGGAGTCGCTCCACAGACAATAAGTTCCCGATTCTG GATTGTGGTCCATGGCAGCAGCCTAAGCCGAAAGTCAAGACATCCACTACGCTTCCAGTCCTACAAACCAGTGGCCccaagaaaagcaaaatgaagactTGGATTAGCATCCAGCCAG GGTACTCCAAGCCCACTATGTTGAGGACAGGCCAGCTGAGGAATCcacaggaacctctgggaaagcGGTTGGACTCTGCAAAGGCCAAATTCCGGCTACTGAAG GTGATGCTCAGGAACCGGCAGATCTCACTCCAGGAGCTCCGCAACCAGGAGGACTTCCTCACCAAGTTCAATCAGGATCTGATCAAAACCATCCAAGACATGGAGGACAGCTCAGCCCGGAAAATGCGCAGCATGCTGCAGCAGCAGAACGTCTTTGGG ACCATCGTCCACCTCCTGGCGTACTCAAACGAGAAGAAGCTGCAGCAGATGAAGTGTGAGCTGCAGGAATGGAAGGAGAACGAGGACTCCAAGATGAGCT CCTTGTGTGAGCTGGCTTCAGCCCAGAACCCAATCCATTGGCCAAGGAGAGTTTTGCCTCCGTGGGAGGGGGTCCTGGAGGGAGgatcctgcctcctgcccctcctgacCTCTCCAGACCTGAAGCAGCAGGTGGAGCAGCTGAGTGCCAAGATCAAGAAGACGCAGGAGGAAGTGAACTTCCTGAGCACTTACATGGACCATGAGTACCCGGTCAAGGTGGTCCGCATCGACAACCTCGTGCACCAGCTGCAGCAGGTGAAGGACAACCAGCAG GATGAGTTGGACGACTTGAACGAGATGCTCAAAAAGGTCCTGGAGTCTTTGTCTCAAGAGATTCAGATGAAGAGAAAAAAGCTTCTGAACTCCCTGGTGGTG AAAACCCAGGAGCCCTGCCAGGAGGTTCTTCTGCAGAAGATCTCGGAAAACCATAACATGGTGAAGCACGCAGACAAGTTCAGAGAA TTCACCAACCAGTTCAAGCAGGAAATACCCAAATTGAGGGCCGAGGTGGGACAGCTCCGAGCCCAGGTCCAGGACCCGCGAGAGATCGTGTTTGCAGACATTCTGC
- the C9H20orf96 gene encoding uncharacterized protein C20orf96 homolog isoform X3, whose translation MLRNRQISLQELRNQEDFLTKFNQDLIKTIQDMEDSSARKMRSMLQQQNVFGTIVHLLAYSNEKKLQQMKCELQEWKENEDSKMSSLCELASAQNPIHWPRRVLPPWEGVLEGGSCLLPLLTSPDLKQQVEQLSAKIKKTQEEVNFLSTYMDHEYPVKVVRIDNLVHQLQQVKDNQQDELDDLNEMLKKVLESLSQEIQMKRKKLLNSLVVKTQEPCQEVLLQKISENHNMVKHADKFREFTNQFKQEIPKLRAEVGQLRAQVQDPREIVFADILLRRPKCTPDMDVTLNIPVEELLPF comes from the exons ATGCTCAGGAACCGGCAGATCTCACTCCAGGAGCTCCGCAACCAGGAGGACTTCCTCACCAAGTTCAATCAGGATCTGATCAAAACCATCCAAGACATGGAGGACAGCTCAGCCCGGAAAATGCGCAGCATGCTGCAGCAGCAGAACGTCTTTGGG ACCATCGTCCACCTCCTGGCGTACTCAAACGAGAAGAAGCTGCAGCAGATGAAGTGTGAGCTGCAGGAATGGAAGGAGAACGAGGACTCCAAGATGAGCT CCTTGTGTGAGCTGGCTTCAGCCCAGAACCCAATCCATTGGCCAAGGAGAGTTTTGCCTCCGTGGGAGGGGGTCCTGGAGGGAGgatcctgcctcctgcccctcctgacCTCTCCAGACCTGAAGCAGCAGGTGGAGCAGCTGAGTGCCAAGATCAAGAAGACGCAGGAGGAAGTGAACTTCCTGAGCACTTACATGGACCATGAGTACCCGGTCAAGGTGGTCCGCATCGACAACCTCGTGCACCAGCTGCAGCAGGTGAAGGACAACCAGCAG GATGAGTTGGACGACTTGAACGAGATGCTCAAAAAGGTCCTGGAGTCTTTGTCTCAAGAGATTCAGATGAAGAGAAAAAAGCTTCTGAACTCCCTGGTGGTG AAAACCCAGGAGCCCTGCCAGGAGGTTCTTCTGCAGAAGATCTCGGAAAACCATAACATGGTGAAGCACGCAGACAAGTTCAGAGAA TTCACCAACCAGTTCAAGCAGGAAATACCCAAATTGAGGGCCGAGGTGGGACAGCTCCGAGCCCAGGTCCAGGACCCGCGAGAGATCGTGTTTGCAGACATTCTGC